In the genome of Diabrotica undecimpunctata isolate CICGRU chromosome 2, icDiaUnde3, whole genome shotgun sequence, the window atgtattctataagttaatgttatgagtttaggtcctgtcccttggttctggcgtgatgtAGTCAactccagtgagagaatcacgggtccatgttactgatctgttggccaacgtcgctttagtcttctgataactcgatgttgaggtattgcAAAAATTAATGGATTGGGGTGTGTGTTCACTTTTcgaatgtattgtaatttcttttgctggtatacttttttcactgttgagatattgagatcttcatagattctttggttggttactTTTAACAGGATGAAAGCGAGGAAAGCtctaattttgtttgtattttgtaatGGATAATACGCAAAAATAGTTAAATGGTGTGACTCACTAAACTCATAAATCGATATTTACTACACGTTTTAGAATTTTTACAGATTCATCTCAGAGATTTCTTGGGAAATGTCACAAACGTAGACTTTAGCAGTGTAATGAAATCTGACCGGTGTCGCATATGTTACAACATTGCGTTCAGGTTGTTTTGGTTGAAAGTTGTCAAAAATTTAACCGGCATTTCATCGCATTCCATTACTTTTCCATATTTCGTTTGATCTATAGCTCTTACCGCCTCAGTTTTAAATATGATTGGTCTATTCCATGTCTGTAAGTGTTAGTTGGTTTCTTTTTGCTGACAGttttagttaattatttatattattcggGTTTATTCTCATTCTGATCGAAATATGTGTAATTTAGTCTATGTTTCACTGCATATAGAGTCCCTTAAGTCAATCCAGTCTCGTTCAATATTATTGTTAGTAGCTGTTatggtaattttatttttaatgatatttgTAAGCTCGACTTTTATCTCGGGATTTCTGAGTTGATCCAAAATTATTCAGTTCCCACAAATcgtttcatattttatttttgttaactctAATTTAATTTGATTTCCAGAATTAGTAGGTAAGTTATCCTTAATAGTTAAGAGACAATTCTTCCTCTTTGACTTTTTTCCATTATAAGTTCGCCGTGTTCGTCCTCCATAGCACTCTATTTGCCCAGTCACATTCCTGAGGTCTCTATCATACCATCATGTATCTTTTCCATCTCCAGCAGATCTTCATTTCCGTCTTCTTCCCAGCGGGTCTCAGTCCAATTTTCTTTTTGTCCACCTGTGCTctacattctttgtacatgcctgTACCACTGCAAGGCTatgttttttaccttttttgtaaTCAAGATATGAAAATGTTATTTTAACTATACGCCTAATGGAAATTCTATTTCCATTTTGTTCCATATTTACTTTGGTCTTATTCTATCTGCTCTGGTAATTTGTAGACCTCTTTCCAAGTAAAGTTCAACTGtccttattttatttcgtattaatgtcattggccatacttctgCTCCCTAttgggtaatattcatcactatgctctgaaagacctttttttttgtttactttggTTAGCATaatattcataatttttttaaggttattcgtttttttaaattaaatttcgaCTCCATAAAGTAAAACAGGgcaaatgtaacattttacaagttttaatctgtGCATTTATGTCAATAGCATCTTGTAAAACGGTTCTAGATggatttgttaataaataatttcaaataataaatataatcatcataaaatttgaaataaatatattcctattgGTCCTCAGGTAGCTATTATTTATCTCTAATGATAAATCAATACTTTATTAGGCTTTGAGACTATTACATTTGCATAATGGATACTAGCATGTTTAACTTTTTTAAAGGAAGTATTTTAtgcttatttttaaatgttttaaaacacCTACATATATGTTAAAATGGCGAATTTGTGTAAAactatgaatttatttttaagtttgtaTCTGAATATCAGATTAACCTTACTTTCACTTTTAGAATATTAttccaaaaatttataataataaattatatatatatatatatatatatatatatatatatatatatatatatatatatatatatacatcaaaaaggatcactacaggagcaatgcgaccaatttgtggcatcaGAGTTAGAAGACCCTAATGGTTTTCAgggcaacaaaaaacaaaaactacagaggaagctacagctacctgcatatatatatatacatcaaaaaggatcactacaggagcaatgcgaccaatttgtggcatcaGAGTTAGAAGACCCTAATGGTTTTCAgggcaacaaaaaacaaaaactacagaggaagctacagctacctgcatatatatatatatacatcaaaaaggatcactacaggagcaatgcgaccaatttgtggcatcaGAGTTAGAAGACCCTAATGGTTTTCAgggcaacaaaaaacaaaaactacagaggaagctacagctacctggcgAAAGGAATGCCAAAGgttgaaacgtttaaaataaatggaaaatgaCTTCTAACTCTGATGCCACAAATTGgacgcattgctcctgtagtgatcctttcccaagttaatatgctccttttctaacttggctgcaccgtactgaagacgaccaatagtcagaaatacgtatatactgttgccttccatcgatatatcttttttggttttttgttttgagagacatgccattacattttacttttattattcactcgcattatccttttccatatatatatatatatatatatatatatatatatatatatatatatatatatatatatatatatatatatatatattatatatatatattatatatatacaagttTTAAATCTTATCCTACGATTAGGTAATAAAAAGCAAGTAATTCAGAAGAGTTTAAAAATAACttcataatttattatttgttttactaGTTATTTCGTTATTATAAGCAAATCAAATTGATACACTAAATATTGCTATGTTTTAATTTCAGATTTTATCTTGCGTTGCATTGGCTGTTATTGCCGCACCCGGAGCTAAGGATGCCAAACCCTCCGAAAAGACTAAACGTCATCTAGGAGAGAACTTGTACTACTTTGATTCCTTGCCACAAACATACAGTGCCCCACTTGTAGACAACTCCGTTCTTTTGTCCAACTCAGCTCAATTCTACAGTGCTCCTGTTGTGAGACAAGAAGTTGCTCATCACACTGTCCACAACGTAATCAATAAAGTACCAGTTGCCATCGAACAACCCATTGCTGTACCTATCACCAAAACTGTTAAAGTAGTCCAACCCTACCCAGTTGCCGTTGAGAAACCTCTTCCAGTACAAGTTAGAGTAAACGTACCATACGCAGTTGAAAAACCTTACGCCGTCCAAGTGCCATACCAAGTTCCATACCAAGTTAGAGTAAAGGTACCATACACAGTAGAAAAACCTTATCCAGTTACAATCACCAAAACTGTACCTGTAGCTGTTGAGAAACCCGTATACGTCAAAGTACCAGAGGTAGTCAAAGTACCAGTTGCTCAACCCTACCCAGTTGCTGTCCAACGTAAAGTAGCTGTAACTGTACCTGAACCACTTGTTGTTAAAGTACCTGAACTCATCAACGTACACCACAACATCTACAAACAGCCCGTTGTCCGCCAGCAAGTAGTTGAACAAGTCAGCTTGCCAGTATACAGCCAACAAGTGTACGGACAAGAATACGGTCTTTCATCTGGTCTCCAATCCTCTCAAATCATCTCAGGTGAATTTCTAACAAGTGAACAAGCTCCCCCATGCCCCTTGAGCCACGGTCACAACAAGGACAGCTTCGGATCATACGGTAAACACATCATCTTTGCCCGTAACGCAGACAAAGATGCCCAGAAACACTAAGATTGCTGACGTTGATGACATATGTATATACTGTTGATATTCGACAAAATTTGTACGTAAACatttagtatttttaaataaattctaataaaattaacctttggtatttaatttttaaaataatcacttTCACAATACCCTTACTGACTGACGTGTATTTAATACTTTCTCCTTATAACCATACACCACTCCATTAACTTACTATCTCTTCTTTAACCGCACTTTACCTGATTCCATCAAGATAAtggtttaaaataagttttcgTTACCATTTCTAAACATAGCAATAGGTTTGGGATCATTAATAATGTAAAGATAAATGAACTTTTaaagaaaactttatttttgctactgaaatttatttcatttatagaaaattcaatattttgtttgtaaattttaTATACTGTTAcacttttttcaaaataactttattttaacaccaacttgtttacaatGCTTTAACAGAATGAGAACTATAAACTTTAAAacagaaaataccagtattattACTTTTACAAACtgtcaacaatatttttttatatattattttctgACGTTTCAGAATTTACTAGACATTTCAGGAATTTTCGTTATTATTTCTAGTTATCTTAAATTctttaatacttcttcttttttatcaatAAACTTTTTCTATGTGGAATGAACCCCATGGAACTGCTGTAACATTGCTTCCTCCTTTATAGTTAATCACCTTGAATAACAACTTGTCTATCTCGAACCAATTGAAGCCAACAGGGTGGATCAGTTCCATAGCATTGAGCTAGTCTCTCGGtatgaactaccttgggtttaTTTTTAGTTGAAAACTAAATGAGGTAGATTAGAtcgtttattttctgcaggaTAGTGTACGAGCCTTTccagtttcgttgaagtttcggacaGTCTTTTTTACGTGTGGATTGTATAATCAtactacataatatatatataacatatccAACACCTCACTGCATAACATTTATTGTACGATTGGCTTTGCTGGACCCCCACTTTCAAATTTGTTTCTGCgcggtgactttttaatttcacGAGATACCTGTTTAACTGTACGTCAGGGATGAACATCCTTCTTGGCAGGGAGACAACTTCTATGGGCTAACAGAAAATGAGAATTTAAAGTATCCCAATCTTTTTAATTATCAGCAAGaaacattgaaaggtattgacaaacagGTCTATTATGTGTGTCGACCATCTCCATTCAAAATTTCGCCCTTCatcagaatgtaactctaaaggaactcTATGTCAATACGACTTTTGTTATGAATACTTCTGCTACTGTATTTGCTACTTAATTAGAAAGAGGTACAATTTCaagcttttttgaaaaataattcatTGCGCAGAATCAATCATGGCAGAAGATATAgaagatttacaaattcttatagaaatcattaacagagaaagcaaaaagatgggactaacaataaatatagataaaaccaaatatatgGTGATCTCAAAAAGCCCTGTTGGCAACATGACATATCTGCCATTGGAGAGTAAACTATCAAAGGTAGTCGACAAGTATAAATACCAAAGAGCAATTTTAAACTCACAGTTAGATCTAAATAAGGAGATAAAGGTCACAATTGAAATAGCTCAAAAAGGATTTATAAAGTACAAGTcactgtttacaaataagaaattaagTATGGTTTTCAGATCGAGGTTCGTCGATTTTTATGTATGGTCACAATTGCTAtttggggtagaagcttggactctgAAAGCCCAATACGTAAAAAAAtagaggcattcgaaatgtgacTATATACGCGTATTCTAAAAATTTcttggactgcaaaagtctcaaacgaagaagtgttaGGAGGAGTTGGACATGGCAGAAAACTTAttaacacaattaaaataagaaaaacatcgtatctgAGCCACATACTttaaaacgataaatactctcttctgcaCGTCATCATGCAAGTAAGAGTAAAGGGAAGAAAAGGCGTTAGACAAAAGAAGGCTGAgcaatatcagagattggactaacatCAGTGTTTAACAgatattccacgttgcaaaagggagggaagcgtttaaagaagtgaccgccaaccttcgttagaagacggcacaataagaagaagaatcctCTTCCTGTTATCGAAAGTGGACCTTGAATATTTAGTGCAAGTCGTTTAAAAGGCTCTTCTGAAAGACATTGTGCCATTTAACCACGAATTCTTGTTGCAAGGCCTTTTCTACCattacataaatcgcatttcttacaccaatcttctacatctcagcgacaattgatccagtaaaatctgtctCGAACTTTGGCCAGTGTTCTTTTAACTTCAAAATGTCCTTCAGAAAGGCTGTTTTCAAGTTCTTGCAACATTTTTTAATGTACGATTCTGGTAGTACCACTTGTTTAACTGTACGTACTCCATCGGGACTTTCGATATAATAGACTATTGGAAAGATTCACAGATTCCAGTTGAGCCCAGACGCCTTTATAGTTTTACTGTATTTGGTAATTTTTTGCGAAATAAGTTCTATTGAATGTAGTATGATTTTTAACTCAGTATTTCCTGTtgactctttttaaggttttccagAAAATTCTAATTATTATCTTCTTCCTGTATAACTGTCGTTTTCCGGAAACTTACTTCTTTGGTTACATTCTGTTTTTATTCAAGATGAAATTGACTTTGAAcctattttttaacttttctatttcatttttactaatcGCAAGTTGCTCCCTCAAATATGAACTTCAGATTCCAGAATATCTCTTTTACTTCTGTTGTCACTTGTAGGAAATCGATTTCTTGGAGACATAATATCTACTACTATCTATCTAATCTCTAGGACTATATGAGAAACTTCTAAATGTCCATCTGGGCGACCTTCTGACCTCATTCTCTGTCCTTCTCTGGGATTGGCTTctgcaattattttgcaaatgacTTATTCTTTCGCAATTCAAACATCTTATGTTTTGATTTTACGATTTTATCTCAGAATCTGGGATACAATAGATTGTTGGTTATCTACAGTTGTGACTTCTTCATTTTCtcgaaatcatatttttttaagtttgggaTAGGTCTGAAAATGGTTTTCGCTACTTTATATACCTGGGCTAAGATTAGTGCTTCATCTAGTGTTTTGTGGTATTATAATCAGTCAGCTTGTTGCATTTTAATATCCTCTACTAGTCCATCTATGAATGCCTGTATATCAATTTGTTCCAGAAACTCCTTTGAGTGCCTAATATTAATCAAATCTAAATAATATAATCTTTTAATATCCATACACTGCAAGCTTTCGTTATTGTTTTGGTATCGAAATTTTAGCTGATTTTGGAAAACCTGCTTCAGATGATGCTGGCCATATCTTGTCTCTAAAGCTTGAACGAGAGAGGTGCTGGATGCATCCTGGAGCAGAAATTGCAAGATGCTTGCTGACAGTAAACTAAGATCAGTTTTCATAATGCTACGTAACATAAATCAACTTCGACTGTGCAACGATCACCAAAGAAAAATACAAAGGAAAAAATTTATCCTACCTATACCGATGATTTTAACGACTGTACCATTTGATGTTAAGTGTTTACAGTTTCTTATGGTTTTGACTTTTGCAatgaccataaacaaattgcAAAGCTAACCGTTCAAAGTTTGCTGAATTAACTTTTCTATGGAAATAAGTTTCCATATTTCACGCATGGGTAATTATTTGGGTGACGGAAAACCGTTatcattttatattaatttatgcaacgcaaaaaaaataacttttttttgtcaGAAAGCATTAAATTGATTTAACTTCTTTCAAGCATAATATGTTTGagtgtttttcttttgttttagttgCACCGTGAACCATGTAAACATAGCATCATGTTAAGTGGTGTTATAATtgcttttttcaaaaaacaaacatgGGTTTAAAGAATGAATAACAACAACATTATTACAGGACcctttaaaaaactttataaatcAACTCACTGAAAATTTGGACACATTAAAAACAGCGATTATACAACAAATTACTAAATACAAGTAGGGTATCGATCTCGCAAGAAAATTTACTTATACAGAAGTAataaacttcaaaatttgtatattggtataaaaacatttaatttaaaacttgttaaaagtgttGTTCAAAATTTATAGATACATAACATTTTCGGGAGCAAGTCTGAATCTGAACATacagaaaaccaaaatactcgtactaagtaaacaacagcatataaaaccgtctatatatgtaaataataccaaacttaagcaagttgataaaatcgtttaccttggacagtAATTAAATTGTAAtgcagaaagtcacggcgaaattagatctaggatagagcagtctagagcggcttttagaaggatgtccaaggtgttatgtaacagagatcTAAAACTGGaattgaggatccgcctacttcgctgctacgtgttgttggtcttactttatggtgtcgagtcctggactgtggataaaatcgatctaaatcgccttgaggctttcgaaatgtggtgctacagaagaattttaaaagtttcctgggtggagaagattcgaaactccacaatactagaacgtctcagcaagactactgagatcataaaaaggaTCAAGCAGAGAAAATTGGAGTATTTCAAACATGTACTGAGAGATctcaaatataggttgctacaaaatatcatgcaaggaaaaatagcagacAAACGCAGTCTAGGACGAaaaagaacctcatggttgaaaaacttgcgagattggtatggtgttgatacaagcatgctattaaGGGTGGCATTACCacctatgatggtaaccaacgttctgaaaggtcatggtacatgaagaagaaaaacgttttcgatctagctcaGATCATCCTCATTGCCTTCTTTTTGTACTTGacgctaacactaaaattgtagcggagacatcaatatatggttttacatatttaaatttaaattaaatgcgTCCCTAGGTTGATGACAATGGTTGAcgattttaatacttaaagagcaacatgtttctttgctcgacttgaacacgtgcTTCTTGTTAGGTTTTTTCTGACATTATGTAAGTCAGTtaaatagtgtggaatctgtcgaccaccattactgttgtcttagctttattgatttttagACCAACTTTATGGCTTTCGTACTCACCTCTTCGCAGgtgattaaatattttttactcatttgctgctataagtgtagtgtcatcaacaaatcttaaattggagatgTTCCTGacagccactgttactccaccggcccatccatctaaagccatcctcatgacatgttcaccataaatgttaaATAAGTCAGATGACAACActcatccttgtctaacacctcttccggtcttgaattggtttaaaaacttctgatctagtcgtactgttgctacattggactggtacagatttttaatgagTGTCAACAGGTGAattggtgtgcccatttctatAAAAATGGACAtcagatttatccagcttacacaatcaaatgccttttgtatcttttacatgtttttttaatgtttagtatttttttaaatgtttaggatctttttaaaattaaaacccAAAAGAATAAATGTTTGAGGCTGTGTCTTGGTTACCTAAAATTTACTCCTATTACTATGATTAAAATGTTAGCTAAAGAGCTATATTACACTACGCAGACAGTTTCTAGAGCTATctcaaaaaagttatttaaaaaatattcctaACTTAAATATATTGGATTTAAGCCACAAATATTGGTGTAACAAAAATACTCCCATATATGTATGTTAAAAGTTACAGGAAATTGACAAGGTATAAAGACCAATTCTACAcaaataaaatatcacaaatttaCACTCAACTTCCTAAGACTCTCTTTTCCAAGGTGACAAAAACATATTACACCGATTCAATTCTTCCAGGAAGTATTTTCAACAAAAAGATTAGTGGCCTATAgttcatatatatttttactgacggcttcaaaattcaaaataaaacgaGTTGTGCAACATATCATTGGAATTCTGATTACATAACATCTTTTTGATTGCCCAATAAAGCTTTAATCTATACTGCCAAACTATCAGCTTTAATACTTGCGTTAAAATATATAGCCTCTATTGGTATGgacaattatatcattttcacCGACTTTAGAAGCATTGTGAAcacactcttcttcttcttatggtgcctatccgttacggatgttggacactaacatggctattctgactttgttgactgctgccctgaaaagtccggtagtggtcaagttaaaccattttcgcaggttatgcagccaggatattctttttcgtcctggacctcttttcccatgcactttaccttgaagtatggtcggaagtaggttgtatcgttgttcattgcgcattatatggcccaggtattctagtttgcgacgttttatggacACACTCACTTCTATCCaaaccacaaaaaacctaaaCCAGATTGAGATAGAAATTAAGAGTTGAAGAGAATTATTTGTTGGGTAAGAAGACACtttgatatattaaaaaattaggaAGTCGAGAAATTTgctaaatctgcagctttaaacataatataaacaacttACTTCTACCAGTAACAGACGTAGATACTGTCAGTAAAAACAATTGCAAACAAAGTTGGCAAcatttatacaaccaaagtacaacCGACATAAATTTTGGAAATTGCCAACCATTAATTTCCAATGGTTTAAATATGGGTcaaataggttatttataaaaacaataaacagaataagatcaaaTCACTCACTTCTGCATACAAACACAGGATAGACATCACTGATAACCTATATTAATCCTGTGGTAGAATGGAAGATCTACAGCACCTTATATTGGAGTGTACACAGTAAAGACAAAGTAtcaaaataatgtataaaaagcTAATTGAACTAAATTGTCCTTTACCTTTCAATTTGAATACAATTATTTTTGCAAAATAATAACCagatatttaaatgtatattaatatacagggtgtccagaaactctcccgACAAACGAATatcggagattcctcagataattt includes:
- the LOC140435136 gene encoding uncharacterized protein; protein product: MKTFLILSCVALAVIAAPGAKDAKPSEKTKRHLGENLYYFDSLPQTYSAPLVDNSVLLSNSAQFYSAPVVRQEVAHHTVHNVINKVPVAIEQPIAVPITKTVKVVQPYPVAVEKPLPVQVRVNVPYAVEKPYAVQVPYQVPYQVRVKVPYTVEKPYPVTITKTVPVAVEKPVYVKVPEVVKVPVAQPYPVAVQRKVAVTVPEPLVVKVPELINVHHNIYKQPVVRQQVVEQVSLPVYSQQVYGQEYGLSSGLQSSQIISGEFLTSEQAPPCPLSHGHNKDSFGSYGKHIIFARNADKDAQKH